In one window of Tursiops truncatus isolate mTurTru1 chromosome 5, mTurTru1.mat.Y, whole genome shotgun sequence DNA:
- the LOC141278833 gene encoding uncharacterized protein: MGRDAAGPQWYTGLTSLDPREAWNTLPQALWTAHTSRLMSTSADATLPGSAQHALGDPQAPFGEEPLWRTSDYVLYLSAPSARATPPRTTGSGHGTLLPLHRPAAPARLHGQALIKIVLPDVARRDRRLSPKASVHPWGRELGPSGSQVKGALNQDPGDQAPGQSQTDELSCPRPPYAGPQAKAQSWPRVAWAQGAALGPPARHAEPHHRQGQGLGPAANPEAGLLAGSAMALSSRAGGTRETLGWPGLNSGQALCPGASHPAVWPGLNKVYHRTKALCTCLACLKHSVLAIYFTFK, translated from the exons ATGGGACGCGATGCTGCCGGTCCACAGTGGTACACGGGCCTGACCAGCTTGGACCCCCGAGAAGCCTGGAACACGCTCCCTCAGGCGCTCTGGACAGCCCATACCTCGAGGCTTATGTCCACAAGCGCGGATGCCACACTCCCCGGGAGTGCACAGCATGCCCTCGG CGATCCACAGGCACCATTCGGAGAGGAGCCGCTGTGGCGCACGTCTGACTACGTGCTATACCTGTCAGCGCCCAGCGCCCGCGCTACACCACCCAGAACTACCGGCAGTGGGCACGGAACCCTGCTGCCCCTCCACCGGCCAGCAGCCCCCGCCCGTCTACACGGCCAGGCACTGATAAAGATCGTGCTGCCCGATGTGGCTCGTCGGGACCGGCGCCTCTCCCCCAAGGCGTCTGTCCACCCCTGGGGCCGGGAGCTGGGGCCCTCAGGCAGCCAGGTGAAGGGAGCTCTGAACCAGGACCCTGGTGACCAAGCTCCAGGGCAGAGTCAGACAGACGAGCTCTCCTGCCCTCGGCCCCCCTACGCCGGGCCCCAGGCCAAGGCACAGTCCTGGCCCCGGGTGGCCTGGGCACAGGGAGCCGCGCTCGGGCCACCTGCTCGGCATGCTGAGCCTCACCATCGCCAGGGCCAGGGTCTGGGCCCAGCCGCTAACCCCGAGGCTGGGCTCCTGGCAGGCTCAGCAATGGCTCTGTCCTCCAGGGCTGGTGGCACCCGGGAGACCCTAGGCTGGCCGGGGCTGAACTCGGGGCAGGCCCTGTGCCCAGGAGCCTCACATCCGGCCGTGTGGCCAGGTTTAAATAAAGTATATCATCGCACAAAGGCACTTTGTACGTGTCTGGCATGTCTTAAGCACTCAGtattagctatttattttacttttaagtag